A stretch of the Bacteroidales bacterium genome encodes the following:
- a CDS encoding class I SAM-dependent methyltransferase, with protein MKILRPLANPEKENSFSVKWRKRRFALFTQLLSGLTPPVRILDVGGTEYFWRNVRFVPESDTSIVLLNLYEIDVTLPWISSVVGNGMDLSRYGDGEFDIVFSNSVIEHLGSWENQLKMASEIRRVGKHYFVQTPNLYFPIEPHFLFPFFHFLPHSCRVWIVRNFDTGWFDRIPDKNLAEAAVKEIRLLSKKDLQRLFPESTIYSEKVLGMTKSFVALK; from the coding sequence ATGAAGATACTCAGACCTCTGGCCAATCCGGAAAAGGAAAATTCCTTTTCGGTGAAATGGAGAAAAAGGCGATTTGCTTTATTCACACAATTGCTTTCCGGCCTCACGCCTCCAGTAAGAATTCTGGATGTTGGCGGGACAGAGTACTTCTGGAGAAATGTCCGTTTTGTTCCCGAATCGGATACATCCATCGTACTGCTCAACCTTTATGAAATCGATGTGACCCTTCCCTGGATCTCCAGTGTGGTAGGAAACGGCATGGATCTTAGCCGATATGGCGACGGTGAATTTGACATAGTGTTTTCCAATTCGGTTATTGAACATCTTGGCAGTTGGGAAAACCAGCTGAAAATGGCTTCTGAAATCCGGCGCGTTGGCAAACACTATTTTGTGCAAACGCCCAACCTGTATTTTCCCATTGAGCCCCATTTCCTCTTTCCGTTTTTTCATTTTCTTCCCCATAGCTGCCGGGTATGGATCGTAAGAAATTTCGACACCGGCTGGTTTGACAGAATACCTGACAAAAACCTTGCTGAGGCTGCAGTGAAAGAAATCCGCCTGTTGTCGAAAAAGGATCTGCAGCGCCTTTTCCCTGAAAGTACCATCTACAGCGAAAAAGTACTGGGGATGACGAAATCGTTTGTAGCGCTGAAGTGA
- a CDS encoding aspartate kinase codes for MRVFKFGGASVNSAEAVKNMAEILRQQREHGPLTVVVSAMGKTTNALEEVARLFFNEKDYSGAFAKVKDYHSQIVAGLFPEEKHPFRQEFDLLFEELAGILRKQPSLNFDFDYDQIVSYGEIISTKIVAAYLNEAGIKTRWVDIRKCLKTDNTYREAVVDWELSTNLVKKAFAPNSEQILLTQGFIGSTINNLTTTLGREGSDYTAAILAYILDAESVTIWKDVPGVLNADPKWFDNCVRLDQLSYLDAIELAYYGATVIHPKTIKPLQNKNIRLHVKSFLNPKDPGTIIGDVSYESLTPSFIFKMDQVLIHISPLDFSFIAEDKLRTIFGYFSKHGMKINLMQNSAVSFQVCVNNDQTRIPNLLNDLRQDFKVSFDTGLELITIRYYDDSTIKRVLVNKDLILEQRSKRTIQMVVKDLG; via the coding sequence ATGCGGGTTTTTAAGTTTGGCGGTGCTTCAGTCAACAGTGCCGAAGCAGTGAAAAATATGGCCGAAATTCTGCGTCAGCAAAGGGAACACGGGCCACTGACTGTGGTTGTTTCTGCTATGGGCAAGACAACCAATGCCCTCGAAGAAGTTGCCCGGCTTTTTTTCAATGAGAAAGACTATTCCGGGGCATTTGCAAAAGTTAAAGACTACCATTCACAGATTGTTGCCGGCCTGTTTCCTGAAGAAAAACATCCTTTCCGCCAGGAATTTGATCTGCTTTTTGAAGAACTGGCAGGAATATTGCGCAAACAGCCTTCGTTGAATTTTGATTTCGATTACGATCAGATAGTCAGTTACGGAGAAATCATCTCTACCAAAATAGTGGCGGCTTATCTGAATGAAGCAGGCATTAAAACGCGCTGGGTAGACATCAGAAAATGTCTGAAAACAGATAATACTTACAGGGAAGCCGTAGTCGACTGGGAACTTTCAACAAATCTTGTCAAAAAAGCCTTTGCTCCCAACAGTGAGCAGATCCTTCTCACGCAGGGTTTTATTGGTTCAACCATAAATAACCTTACCACAACACTTGGCAGGGAAGGGTCGGATTATACCGCTGCTATTCTGGCCTATATACTGGATGCCGAAAGTGTAACCATATGGAAGGATGTTCCGGGAGTGCTGAATGCCGATCCGAAATGGTTTGACAACTGTGTGCGGCTCGATCAGCTTTCCTACCTTGATGCCATTGAGCTGGCATATTACGGGGCTACAGTGATCCATCCCAAGACAATAAAACCCCTCCAGAACAAGAACATACGACTTCATGTCAAATCCTTCCTGAACCCCAAGGACCCGGGAACCATCATCGGCGATGTGTCTTATGAATCGCTCACCCCATCCTTCATTTTTAAGATGGACCAGGTTCTTATCCATATTTCGCCTCTTGATTTTTCCTTTATTGCTGAAGACAAGCTAAGAACCATTTTCGGGTATTTTTCAAAGCATGGTATGAAAATCAACCTTATGCAGAATTCGGCGGTTAGTTTTCAGGTATGCGTGAACAATGACCAGACCCGTATTCCTAATTTGCTGAACGATCTTCGGCAGGATTTCAAGGTTTCTTTTGATACCGGCCTTGAACTGATTACCATCCGGTATTATGACGACAGTACCATAAAAAGGGTGTTGGTAAACAAGGATCTCATTCTTGAACAGCGAAGTAAAAGGACCATTCAGATGGTGGTAAAGGATCTGGGGTGA